From the Anaeromyxobacter dehalogenans 2CP-1 genome, the window CGGTGCAGGTGGCCGGGTACGACGCGGGCGCCGGCGGCGCCGAGCTGCGCAAGAACACGCCGACGTCCGGCCGGGTGGCGGGCGGCGCCGCGGTGGAGCGCGCGGTGGACTTCGCGCTGGGCCAGGCGCCGCTCGTGCTCGCGCTGCGCCGGCCCGATCTCACCACCGCGAGCCGGCTCGCCGCCGCGGTGAACGCGAAGCTCGGCGCGGGCACCGCGCGCGCCGTCGACCCCGCCGCGGTGGAGCTCTCGCCCCCGCCGGCGCGCAAGGACGACGTGGTGGGGTTCCTCGCCGAGATCGAGCTGCTGGAGGTCGAGGCCGATCAGCGCGCCCGGGTGGTCGTGTCGGAGCGCACCGGGACGGTGGTGGCCGGGGAAGGGGTGCGCCTGCGCCCGGTGGCGGTGGCGCACGGCGGCCTCCAGGTGCGCGTGCAGCGCGATCCGGCGGTGTCGCAGCCGGCGCCGTTCGGCGCCGGGCGCACCGTGGAGGCGACCCGCGACCGCGCCGCCGCCACGGAGGCCGGGGGCGGCGTGGTGGCCCTGCCCGCCACCGCCTCGGTGCAGGATCTCGCCCGCGCGCTCGACCTGCTCGGCGCGAGCCCCCGCGACCTCGTGGCCGTGCTGGAGGCGATCCGCGCCGCGGGCGCGCTCGACGCCGAGCTCGAGGTGCTCGAGTGATCGCGCCCGCCGCCGCGCCCGCCGCGGATCCGCGGCTGCGGGAGGCCGCGCAGGCGCTCGAGGCCATGCTGCTCCGCGAGATCGTGAAGACGAGCGGCGCGTTCCGCGGCGGCGAGGGCGCCGGCGCCGGGGTCCGCGCCGACCTGTTCGCCGACGCGCTCTCCGACGCGGTGGCGCGCTCGGGCGGCATCGGGCTCGCCGGCGAGATCACCCGATCGCTCGGAGGCGCCGGAGATCCCGCGCCGGCCCCGCCGGCCGGCCCGTCCCTGCCGCGGGGCGTCGCGCCCGGCGCGCTCGCGGCGCCGCTGCTGGGCCGGCTCACCAGCGCGTTCGGCCCGCGCGCCGATCCGCTCACCGGCGCCGCCACCCGCCACGACGGCGTGGACGTCGCCGCGCCGGAGGGCACGCCGGTGCGCGCCCCCGCGGCCGGGGTGGTCGTCCGCGCCGGACCGCGCGGCGGCTACGGCAACGCGGTGGAGGTGGACCACGGCGGCGGCCTGCTGACGCTGTACGGGCACGCCGCCGAGGTGCGCGTCCGCCCGGGCCAGGTGGTGGCCGCGGGGGACGAGCTGGCGCTGGTGGGGAGCACCGGCCGCTCCACCGGGCCGCACCTCCACTTCGAGGTCCGGATGAGGGGCCGGGCGATCGATCCGGCGCGAGCCCTCAAGATCTACGCACAGCGTGCCGATGAGCGCGGCAGGAGCGGACCGTGAGCAGGAGGTCTCCATGAAGATCAACGATGCCGCAGAGATCCGTCGCGTCCAGGCGGGACGTACCGCGGGGTCGCCGCGCACCCGGGAGGCGGGTGCGCCGGCTGCCGACCGGGTCTCGACCGAGTCGCTGGCGCGGCTCGAGGCCGCCGCCGCCACCGCCCGGACCGGGGCGGCGCAGGACCGCGCCGTGCGGCTCGAGGCCATCGAGGCGGCGGTGAAGCAGGGCACCTTCCGGCCGGATCCGCAGCGCATCGCGCAGCGGATCCTCGAGGACGCCGAGCTGACCGCGCAGCTGCGCGCGATGCTCGAGCGGTGAGGCCGCCGATGGAGGACGTCCTCGCCGCCGCCGCCGCGCTGCGCGACGCGCTCCGCGCCGAGTCGGCCCGCGCCGGCGCGGTGCCCGAGGCGCTGCGCGCGCTCGACGCAGCCCGCATCTTCGAGGGCGCGAGCGCGCGCGCGGGCTTCAACGCGCAGGTGGCGGCCCTGCAGGAGCGGCTCGCCGCAGCGCTGGCCCGCGCCGCCCCCGGCGGCCAGGCGACCCTGCCCCGGCTGCGGGCGCGGGCGCCCGGCGCGGCGGACGCGCTCGGGGTGCTGCTCGCCGACGTCCGCGCGCTCGCCGCCCGGATCGCGGAGCGGGACCGGATCAACCTCGCGCTGGCGGCCGGGGCGCGCGCCTGCGTCGAGGGCTACCTCGCCGCGCTCAGCCCCCGCCCCGCCGCCTACGACCGGCGCGGCGCGCCCGCGGCCGCCGCCCGCCGCGCCTGAGGAGCGTTTCCGTGGCCGACCTGCTGAGCATCCTCTCCTCCAGCGCCGCCAGCCTCGCGGCGCAGCGCGCCGCCGCCGCGACCGCGTCGCACAACCTGCAGAACGCGAACACCCCCGGCTACGCGCGCCAGCGCGCGGTGCTCGCCACCACCCTCCCCGCCCAGCAGGCCGGCGGGGCCTGGATCGGCCGCGGCGCCACGCTGGCGCAGGTGACGCAGGCGCGCGACCGGTTCCTGGAGGCACAGCTCCCCGCGGCGCAGGGCCGGGCTGCCCGCTCCGCCGCGGCGTCCTCGCTGCTCGGGGCGGTCCAGGTGCTGGACCCGGAGGCGGAGGGCGGGCCCGGCGAGGCGCTCGGCGGCCTCTACGCCTCGCTCACCGAGCTGTCGCAGGCGCCCTCGGATCCCGGCCTCCGCCAGGCGGCGGTCGCGGCCGCCCGCACGCTCGCGCTCTCGCTGAACCGCGCGCGCCAGGGGCTGGAGGACGCGCGCGCCGGCGCCGACGCGCGCATCGCCGCCGGCCTGTCGGACGCGAACGCCCTCGCCGCCGAGGTGGCCGCGCTGAACCGCGACATCCGGGCGGCGCGCGCCGTCGGCGCCGGCGAGCCGAACGACCTGCTCGACGCCCGCCAGCGCTCCGTGGACCGCCTCGCCGAGCTCACCGGCGCGACGCCGGCCGCGACGAGCGAGGGCGACGTCTCGCTGCTCCTGCCCGGCGGCTCCGCGCTGGTCGCCGGCCTGAGCGCTTCCACGCTGCTCCCGCAGCCCGGCCCGGACGGCCACCTCTCGGTGCAGCTCGCCACCGGCGGCGTCTGCGCGGACGTCGCGCCCGGGGGCGAGCTGGGCGGGCTCGTCGACGCGTCGTCCGGCCCTTTGAAGGACGCGATCACCGCGCTCGACCAGCTCGCCTGGGCGGTCGGCAACCAGCTCAACTCCGTGCACCGCGCCGGCTGGGGGCTCGACGGCGGCACCGGGCGGGACCTGCTCGACGTGGGCGCCACCGCCGCCGGCGCGGCCCGGCGCATCGCGGTGTCCGCCGCGGTGGCCGCCGATCCCTCGCGCCTCGCCACCGCCAGCGCCGCCGGTCAGCCCGGCGACGCCGGCAACGTCCTCGCGCTGCTCGCCACCTCGACCACGCGGATCGCGACCGGCCAGGGCTCCGACCTGCTGGCCGGCCTGGACGCCACCGGGGCGCTCTCGCGGATCACCGGCACGTTCGGCGCCGCCGCGCGCGGGCTGGCCGCGTCCGCCGCCCAGGACGCGGGGCTCGCCGGCCACCTCGCCACGATGCGCGAGTCGGCCAGCGGCGTCTCGGTGGACGAGGAGCTGCTGGAGATGGAGAAGGCGCAGCGCGCCTACGACGCCATCTCGAAGGTGATCCAGGCCTCCTCCGAGATGTTCGACACCCTGCTGAAGCTGGAGTAGCCAATGCGCGTCACCGACCGGATGACCTTCGACCGCGCCGCCCTCGAGGGCGGCCAGGCCCGCGCGCGGCTCGACCGCGCCGTGGCGCAGGCCGCGAGCGGCGTGCGCGTGGTCCACCCCGGCGACGACCCCGGGGCCGCCGCGCGCATCGCGGCCGAGCGGGTGAAGGTGCAGCGCATGGACGCGATCGCCACGGCCACGGCGCGCGCCTCGGACGAGCTCGCCGCGGTGGACGCGGCGCTCGGCGAGGTGGCGAACGGCCTCGCGCGCGCGCAGGAGCTCGCGACGATGTTCGCGAGCGCCCCCTACGACGCGGCGCAGCGGGCGGCGGGCGCGCGGGAGGTGCGCGGGATCTTGGCCTCGGCGGTGGCCAGCCTCGGCGTGAAGGTGGGCAACCGCTACCTGCTGGGCGGGTTCCGGGATGGCGCGCCCCCGTTCGACGCGGGCGGCGCGTACCAGGGGGACGGGGGGGTGCGCGAGGTGGAGATCGCCCCGGGCGTGCGGCAGCCGGCCGGCGTCCGCGCCGACGTGGCCATCGCCGGGGCGGGCGGCGGGGTCGACGTGCTCGCCACGCTCGGCGCGCTGGCCGCGGCGCTCGAGGCGAACGACCCGGAGGCCGTCCGCGCCACCCTCTCGCCGCTCGCGCGCGGCACCGATCAGCTCGCCTCCGGCCGCGGCGCGGCCGGCGCGGCCATGGCCACCCTCGACGCCGCGACGCGCGCCGGCGAGGCCGCCCGCGACGCCGCGCGGATCGCGATCGGGAAGCTGGCCGACGCCGACCCCATCGCCGCCGCGAGCGAGCTGGCCCTGGCGCAGCGCGCGCTGGACGCGGCGCTCACCGCCACCGCGAAGGGGTTCCAGCTCACCCTGCTCGACCGGCTGCGGTGACCGACGGCGCCGCCGGCTTATCGCCGGGCGCCGACGCGCCGATGCGGAGGGTGAGGGCGACCAGACGGTCGCCCCGCCACACCACCAAGGAGAAGCACGGATGTCCCTCTCGATCCGGACGAACATCGCCTCGCTCAACGCGCAGCGAAACATGTCCAACACGCAGAACGCGCTCGACTCGTCGATGTCGCGCCTGTCCTCGGGCTACCGCATCACCAAGGCCGGCGACGACGCCGCCGGCCTTGGCATCAGCACCAAGCTCGAGGCGCAGATCCGCAGCTACAACCAGGCCGTGCGCAACGCGAACGACGGCCTGTCGGTGATCCAGACGTCCGAGGCCGCGCTCAACGAGACCTCGAACATCCTCACCCGGCTCCGCGAGCTCGCCATGCAGGCGGCCTCGGACGGCATCGGCGACAAGGAGCGCGCCTACGTCCAGGCCGAGGCCGACCAGCTCACCGACGAGATCGACCGCATCGCCAACGTGACCAAGTACAACGGCACCGCGCTGCTGAGCGGCACGTCCACCTCGCTGAACTTCCAGGTGGGCGTGGAGAAGGACGCGTCGAGCAACGACCAGATCTCCTTCTCGACGCTGGACGCGACCGCGTCCAGCCTGGGCCTGGACGCGTCCACGCTGGACTTCACCAGCGGGACCGCCGCCCGCGACGCGCTCTCCTCCATCGACGCCGCCATCGAGACCGTCTCGAAGAACCGCGCCGACCTGGGCGCGGTGGGCAACCGGTTCCAGAGCGCCATCAACAACATCCAGTCGTTCTCGGAGGCGCTGTCCGCC encodes:
- a CDS encoding flagellar basal body P-ring protein FlgI — its product is MPARPIPVPAFALALALAAALAVPAPAAAARVKELADVVGVRENALYGYGLVVGLAGTGDSERVLFTQQSVAGMLGRLGIRIDPKDVRARNVAAVMVTARLPPFARPGTRIDVAVASMGNARSLAGGLLLVTPLAGGDGKVYAVGQGPVQVAGYDAGAGGAELRKNTPTSGRVAGGAAVERAVDFALGQAPLVLALRRPDLTTASRLAAAVNAKLGAGTARAVDPAAVELSPPPARKDDVVGFLAEIELLEVEADQRARVVVSERTGTVVAGEGVRLRPVAVAHGGLQVRVQRDPAVSQPAPFGAGRTVEATRDRAAATEAGGGVVALPATASVQDLARALDLLGASPRDLVAVLEAIRAAGALDAELEVLE
- a CDS encoding M23 family metallopeptidase, whose amino-acid sequence is MIAPAAAPAADPRLREAAQALEAMLLREIVKTSGAFRGGEGAGAGVRADLFADALSDAVARSGGIGLAGEITRSLGGAGDPAPAPPAGPSLPRGVAPGALAAPLLGRLTSAFGPRADPLTGAATRHDGVDVAAPEGTPVRAPAAGVVVRAGPRGGYGNAVEVDHGGGLLTLYGHAAEVRVRPGQVVAAGDELALVGSTGRSTGPHLHFEVRMRGRAIDPARALKIYAQRADERGRSGP
- a CDS encoding flagellar biosynthesis anti-sigma factor FlgM, whose product is MKINDAAEIRRVQAGRTAGSPRTREAGAPAADRVSTESLARLEAAAATARTGAAQDRAVRLEAIEAAVKQGTFRPDPQRIAQRILEDAELTAQLRAMLER
- the flgK gene encoding flagellar hook-associated protein FlgK, coding for MADLLSILSSSAASLAAQRAAAATASHNLQNANTPGYARQRAVLATTLPAQQAGGAWIGRGATLAQVTQARDRFLEAQLPAAQGRAARSAAASSLLGAVQVLDPEAEGGPGEALGGLYASLTELSQAPSDPGLRQAAVAAARTLALSLNRARQGLEDARAGADARIAAGLSDANALAAEVAALNRDIRAARAVGAGEPNDLLDARQRSVDRLAELTGATPAATSEGDVSLLLPGGSALVAGLSASTLLPQPGPDGHLSVQLATGGVCADVAPGGELGGLVDASSGPLKDAITALDQLAWAVGNQLNSVHRAGWGLDGGTGRDLLDVGATAAGAARRIAVSAAVAADPSRLATASAAGQPGDAGNVLALLATSTTRIATGQGSDLLAGLDATGALSRITGTFGAAARGLAASAAQDAGLAGHLATMRESASGVSVDEELLEMEKAQRAYDAISKVIQASSEMFDTLLKLE
- a CDS encoding flagellar hook protein FlgL codes for the protein MRVTDRMTFDRAALEGGQARARLDRAVAQAASGVRVVHPGDDPGAAARIAAERVKVQRMDAIATATARASDELAAVDAALGEVANGLARAQELATMFASAPYDAAQRAAGAREVRGILASAVASLGVKVGNRYLLGGFRDGAPPFDAGGAYQGDGGVREVEIAPGVRQPAGVRADVAIAGAGGGVDVLATLGALAAALEANDPEAVRATLSPLARGTDQLASGRGAAGAAMATLDAATRAGEAARDAARIAIGKLADADPIAAASELALAQRALDAALTATAKGFQLTLLDRLR
- a CDS encoding flagellin; amino-acid sequence: MSLSIRTNIASLNAQRNMSNTQNALDSSMSRLSSGYRITKAGDDAAGLGISTKLEAQIRSYNQAVRNANDGLSVIQTSEAALNETSNILTRLRELAMQAASDGIGDKERAYVQAEADQLTDEIDRIANVTKYNGTALLSGTSTSLNFQVGVEKDASSNDQISFSTLDATASSLGLDASTLDFTSGTAARDALSSIDAAIETVSKNRADLGAVGNRFQSAINNIQSFSEALSAANSRIRDVDVAEETSRLARANILQQAGVSVLAQANQMPQLALKLLG